The Pararhizobium sp. IMCC21322 sequence GCCGATGTAAAGGCTTTGGCGCTCGACAAGATCAATGAAATAGATCGCAAACTCACCGAGCTGAATTCGCTGAGATCAATACTCAAAAACCTGGCCAATCATTGTCACGGTGATGGCCGTCCTGATTGTCCGATCATTGATGATTTTGCTGGAATCGCAACCAAATGAACCCAAAATATTTTGTAATCGGCTTTTTTGGCCTCGGCATTGTCGTGGCGATCAGTAAAGCCTTCATGCCTGCAGCTCAGGATCCGCATTCGGTTCAACGCACGTCCGGGGAGCAAGGCGCACCTTTGGTAGCAGTAAAATTACCGAAGCTTTCATCCGCTGCTGAAGTCGGAAAAAACGTATTTGAGGCGAATTGCGCAGCTTGCCACGGGGTAAACGCCGCCGGGCAGGATGGTGTTGCGCCGCCATTGGTGCACAAAATTTACGAGCCGAACCACCACGCGGATATTTCCTTTGCACTGGCAGCAAAGAATGGTGTCCGCGCGCATCATTGGCGCTTCGGCAATATGCCACAAATCAAAGGCGTGGACGACGAAGAGGTCGCGCAGATTGTAACATATGTGCGTGAACTACAACGCGCAAACGGAATTCAATAAACATCGGCGGAAGCTAAATTGGAGACTAAAATGAAACTGAAATCAATCATCTTGCCTGGCTTGGCTATTCTGTTTTCTTCATCAGCGGTGCTTGCCCATTCACCCATGAAATCGACATCGCCAGCGAATCAGGCGATGTTGGATGCAGTACCCGAAACTCTGTATTTGAAGTTTGCAAAACCTTCCCGGGTTTTGAAGGTAGTGATGACGCATTCCGCTGACGATGCGTTGCATGAAGAGCGGCTGAAACTGCCAACGAAAAAAGCTGTCGAAGACATGCAACTGACCCCCGAATTTAAAGGTTCGGGCGAGTACAAGGTTGAATGGCGTGCGCTCGGCGAAGACGGACATGTGATCAAAGGTGACTTCACCTTCGATGTCGTAGGATAAGCTTGAGTGGAAAATGTCGTCTCCTCGTGGAGCACAATAGCCGCAACGGTTTTGACGCCGTGGGCTATGGTCGCAAGCCTCTCAAAGTTTCTGATTTACATTACAAGCTTAATGGCTATCGGGCTGCTTCTTTTTCGGATGGCGTTGCCCCGCGCTGGCGATGAGATATCAAATACTCTGAGACCCCTGGCCCTGGCTGCTGTCATCCTGGCGGCCCTGGCTACGGTCTCCCGTGTCCTCGTGCAGGCCGGGCGTTTGATGGACGATGGCATCGCCGGCATGCTTGATCCTGAAATCATCGCAATCAGTCTGGAAGGGCCTTTGGGCCAATCGACCTATGTACGTCTTGGCGGCCTTTTACTGCTTCTGATCGCTGTTCTGGCGCGTCCTGTGCGCGCGCCGGCGACGCTTTTCGGCGTCATCATGGTTGCGGGTTCCTTCGCTTTAACCGGACATGCGACGCGTGAGCCGCAATGGCTTCTTGGCGGTCTCATTACATTTCA is a genomic window containing:
- a CDS encoding copper resistance protein CopC: MKLKSIILPGLAILFSSSAVLAHSPMKSTSPANQAMLDAVPETLYLKFAKPSRVLKVVMTHSADDALHEERLKLPTKKAVEDMQLTPEFKGSGEYKVEWRALGEDGHVIKGDFTFDVVG
- a CDS encoding c-type cytochrome — its product is MNPKYFVIGFFGLGIVVAISKAFMPAAQDPHSVQRTSGEQGAPLVAVKLPKLSSAAEVGKNVFEANCAACHGVNAAGQDGVAPPLVHKIYEPNHHADISFALAAKNGVRAHHWRFGNMPQIKGVDDEEVAQIVTYVRELQRANGIQ
- a CDS encoding copper resistance D family protein; its protein translation is MENVVSSWSTIAATVLTPWAMVASLSKFLIYITSLMAIGLLLFRMALPRAGDEISNTLRPLALAAVILAALATVSRVLVQAGRLMDDGIAGMLDPEIIAISLEGPLGQSTYVRLGGLLLLLIAVLARPVRAPATLFGVIMVAGSFALTGHATREPQWLLGGLITFHLLAVSYWFGALPPLYLLAHPTKDAAHAAEVADKFGKQATIIVPMLIVAGVTFSWYILGGLEKLFGTNYGIVLLVKLGIVSIVLLFAALNKLKFVPDLAQSAPGAALRFRRSLRWEGLVFMLVFAITAILTTSFTVPA